One segment of Hippopotamus amphibius kiboko isolate mHipAmp2 chromosome 2, mHipAmp2.hap2, whole genome shotgun sequence DNA contains the following:
- the LOC130846568 gene encoding olfactory receptor 2K2 codes for MQGENVTIWSFFFLEGFSRYPKLEIVLFVFSLVMYLITLLGNSTLILITVLDSCLQTPMYLFLGNLSFMDICYTSASIPTLLVNLLSSQKTIIFSGCAVQMYLSLAMGSTECVLLAVMAYDRFVAICNPLRYPIIMNRQVCVLMATVSWVTGSLTALLETSFALQIPLCGNLIDHFTCEILAVLKLACTRSRLMDTIMLVVSVLLLPVPMLLICISYVFILSTILRISSAEGRNKAFSTCGAHLTVVILYYGAALSTYLKPSSSGSQEIDKIISLLYGMLTPMLNPIIYSLRNKEVKGAVKKVLGKVYLQQTQENL; via the coding sequence atgcaAGGGGAAAACGTCACCATTTGGagcttttttttcctggaaggttTTTCTAGATACCCAAAGTTAGAGATTGTCCTCTTTGTCTTCAGCCTTGTAATGTATCTGATAACCCTCTTGGGCAACAGCACTCTTATTTTAATCACTGTCCTAGATTCATGCCTTCAAACTCCCATGTACTTGTTCCTTGGAAATCTCTCTTTCATGGATATTTGTTACACATCTGCTTCTATTCCCACTTTGCTGGTGAACTTGCTGTCATCCCAGAAAACCATCATCTTTTCTGGGTGTGCTGTACAGATGTATCTGTCCCTTGCCATGGGCTCCACGGAGTGCGTGCTTCTGGCCGTGATGGCGTATGACCGTTTCGTGGCCATTTGCAACCCGCTGAGATACCCCATCATCATGAACCGGCAGGTGTGTGTGCTGATGGCTACTGTCTCCTGGGTGACAGGCTCTCTGACAGCCCTGCTGGAAACCAGCTTCGCCCTGCAGATACCCCTTTGTGGGAATCTCATCGATCACTTCACGTGTGAAATTCTGGCCGTGCTGAAGCTAGCTTGTACAAGGTCACGGCTCATGGACACAATCATGCTGGTGGTCAGCGTGCTCCTCCTGCCCGTTCCAATGCTCCTAATTTGCATCTCTTATGTCTTCATCCTTTCCACTATTCTGAGAATCAGCTCAGCAGAGGGAAGAAACAAAGCTTTTTCTACCTGTGGTGCCCACTTGACTGTGGTGATCTTGTATTACGGGGCTGCCCTCTCCACGTACCTAAAGCCTTCTTCGTCAGGCTCAcaagaaatagataaaatcatCTCGTTGCTTTATGGAATGCTTACCCCTATGCTGAACCCCATAATTTACAGTTTAAGAAACAAGGAAGTCAAAGGTGCTGTGAAAAAAGTGCTGGGCAAAGTATACTTGCAGCAAACACAGGAAAATCTCTGA